A stretch of the Haloarcula ordinaria genome encodes the following:
- a CDS encoding type II/IV secretion system ATPase subunit: protein MAAEQQRPDDDGGRGKPVVVGTYTWDDLMAEVGYADDVAAVVETADDEPEDGDRFLGFFGRKNDSVRTTRQRAWDATEFSPEAYLGFHPDELSERLGGGILSALQFRTAFADWITDTPVTKDEYTWEHFKWEYYYDDQGEIPRDATGEVESFDAESFLGFDPEETESRLARGAAFAETLDQIVEERTVNVNPEIDEDLFFSDVDGFTTLVNRYDLEKAVSMEKKRHFVEIERYWVNKPSAFVILFHSIKENEKKYYLVEPYMNDIEDNVKDYLTGRLRNAIKYSEDEALIDGSDDDRSVIIEEETLRLLEQYDLLEGSGDDSVTGQFKALLSDRVELESHDGELRGLKARPEPAVLEEDSGTLTEAQVERLLYELQRDFLGYERIDGIKHDVNVEDISCDGYNSPVFVYHSEYENLITNVFHDESGLDNFVVKLAQRSGKGISKRRPQVDATLPDGSRAQLTLGREVSDHGTNYTIRQFKDVPYTPIDLINWNTFSLDEMAFLWLAIENNRSLVFSGGTASGKTTSLNAVSLFIPSNSKIVTIEDTREVELPQRNWVASVTRPSFGEDDTGDVDEFDLLEAALRQRPEFIVMGEVRGEEGRTLFQVMSTGHTTLTTFHADSVGEVLKRFTTAPINVSKTMFTGLDLVSVQTQTRVQGRKVRRNKTITEVNHYDPENDEINVREIYEWQPESDEFLKLGRSNTLEDIKFDRGWDNSQLEDELFKRKTVLAYLIDNEFSDYSEVAATLQAFINDPDTILGLMARGELGDSLADLREMESVMIDIDPEKEALVPRPSPSDETAELAKEILDTAESTILDDYREEAAGTLFGALPEAIRAAGAEIRSGLATDGMGEADAQSLDIPELSDEQTDADTTE, encoded by the coding sequence ATGGCTGCTGAACAGCAGCGGCCCGACGACGACGGGGGACGGGGTAAGCCCGTGGTCGTCGGAACCTACACCTGGGACGACCTCATGGCCGAAGTCGGCTACGCCGACGACGTCGCCGCAGTGGTCGAGACAGCGGACGACGAACCCGAGGACGGCGACCGGTTCCTCGGATTCTTCGGTCGGAAGAACGACTCGGTCCGGACCACGCGCCAGCGCGCCTGGGACGCGACGGAGTTCTCGCCCGAGGCGTACCTCGGCTTCCACCCGGACGAACTCTCGGAACGGCTGGGCGGCGGTATCCTGTCTGCCCTGCAGTTCCGGACGGCGTTCGCCGACTGGATCACCGACACGCCGGTGACCAAAGATGAGTACACCTGGGAGCACTTCAAGTGGGAGTACTACTACGACGACCAGGGCGAGATACCGCGTGACGCGACCGGTGAGGTCGAATCGTTCGACGCCGAGTCCTTCCTGGGCTTCGACCCGGAGGAGACGGAATCACGCCTCGCCCGCGGGGCCGCGTTCGCGGAGACGCTCGACCAGATTGTCGAGGAACGCACGGTCAACGTGAACCCGGAGATCGACGAGGACCTGTTCTTCTCCGACGTCGACGGCTTCACCACCCTGGTGAACCGCTACGACCTGGAGAAGGCGGTGTCGATGGAGAAGAAACGCCACTTCGTCGAGATCGAGCGCTACTGGGTCAACAAGCCCTCCGCCTTCGTCATCCTCTTTCACTCCATCAAGGAGAACGAGAAGAAGTACTACCTGGTCGAGCCGTACATGAACGACATCGAGGACAACGTCAAGGACTACCTGACGGGCCGCCTCCGCAACGCGATCAAGTACTCCGAGGACGAGGCCCTCATCGACGGGTCCGACGACGACCGCTCGGTCATCATCGAAGAGGAGACCCTTCGACTGCTCGAGCAGTACGACCTCCTCGAGGGCAGCGGCGACGACAGCGTCACCGGCCAGTTCAAGGCACTCCTCTCGGACCGCGTCGAGCTCGAATCGCACGACGGTGAGCTCCGCGGCCTGAAGGCGCGACCCGAACCCGCGGTGCTCGAAGAGGACTCTGGCACGCTTACCGAGGCGCAGGTCGAACGCCTGCTCTACGAGCTCCAGCGGGACTTCCTGGGCTACGAGCGCATCGACGGCATCAAACACGACGTCAACGTCGAGGACATCTCGTGTGACGGCTACAACTCGCCGGTGTTCGTCTACCACTCCGAGTACGAGAACCTCATCACGAACGTCTTCCACGACGAGTCCGGGCTGGACAACTTCGTGGTGAAGCTCGCCCAGCGTTCGGGCAAAGGCATCTCGAAGCGTCGGCCACAGGTCGACGCGACGCTACCCGATGGGTCGCGTGCCCAGCTCACGCTGGGTCGTGAAGTGTCGGACCACGGGACCAACTACACCATCCGGCAGTTCAAGGACGTGCCGTACACGCCAATCGACCTCATCAACTGGAACACCTTCTCGCTCGACGAGATGGCGTTCCTCTGGCTCGCCATCGAGAACAACCGTAGCCTGGTCTTCTCCGGTGGGACCGCCTCCGGGAAGACGACCAGCCTGAACGCCGTCTCGCTGTTCATCCCGTCGAACTCGAAGATCGTGACCATCGAGGACACGCGCGAGGTGGAGCTGCCCCAGCGCAACTGGGTCGCCAGCGTCACTCGCCCATCCTTCGGCGAGGACGACACCGGTGACGTCGACGAGTTCGACCTCCTGGAGGCCGCACTCCGACAGCGCCCCGAGTTCATCGTGATGGGTGAGGTCCGGGGTGAGGAGGGACGGACCCTCTTCCAGGTCATGTCGACCGGGCACACGACCCTGACGACCTTCCACGCCGACTCGGTCGGCGAGGTCCTCAAGCGGTTCACCACGGCACCGATCAACGTCTCGAAGACGATGTTCACCGGGCTCGACCTGGTGTCGGTCCAGACCCAGACCCGCGTGCAGGGCCGAAAGGTCCGGCGCAACAAGACCATCACCGAGGTCAACCACTACGACCCCGAGAACGACGAGATCAACGTTCGAGAGATTTACGAGTGGCAGCCCGAGAGCGACGAGTTCCTGAAACTCGGTCGCTCGAACACGCTCGAGGACATCAAGTTCGACCGGGGCTGGGACAACAGCCAGCTCGAAGACGAGCTGTTCAAGCGCAAGACCGTGCTGGCCTACCTCATCGACAACGAGTTCTCCGACTACTCGGAGGTCGCCGCGACGCTCCAGGCGTTCATCAACGACCCGGACACGATTCTGGGCCTGATGGCTCGCGGCGAACTCGGCGACAGCCTCGCCGACCTCCGCGAGATGGAGAGCGTCATGATCGACATCGACCCCGAGAAGGAGGCGCTCGTCCCCCGGCCGTCGCCGAGCGACGAGACGGCCGAACTCGCGAAGGAGATTCTCGATACCGCCGAGTCGACGATTCTCGACGACTACCGGGAAGAAGCAGCGGGGACGCTGTTCGGTGCGTTACCCGAGGCCATCCGCGCGGCGGGCGCAGAGATTCGAAGCGGACTGGCGACCGATGGCATGGGCGAAGCGGACGCCCAGAGCCTCGACATCCCCGAACTGAGCGACGAACAGACGGACGCGGATACAACGGAGTAA
- a CDS encoding 50S ribosomal protein P1 — protein MEYVYAVLMLHETGAEINEQNLTATIEAAGGDVPSSRVKAVVAALEDVDIAATEAASIDTGGEPALEDDGSEDDSDAERESSGIQSLFDDEHDADDEGIERDDDAVEDAARPSDLDGEAVDASDESEA, from the coding sequence ATGGAATACGTTTACGCAGTGCTCATGCTGCACGAGACCGGGGCAGAGATCAACGAACAGAACCTGACCGCCACGATCGAGGCGGCCGGCGGGGACGTTCCGTCGTCCCGCGTCAAGGCCGTCGTGGCGGCGCTCGAAGACGTCGATATCGCGGCGACGGAAGCGGCGTCGATAGACACCGGCGGCGAGCCCGCACTCGAAGACGACGGTTCCGAGGACGACTCGGACGCCGAGCGCGAGTCGAGTGGCATCCAGTCGCTGTTCGACGACGAGCACGACGCGGACGACGAGGGGATCGAACGCGACGACGACGCCGTCGAGGACGCTGCTCGTCCCAGTGACCTCGACGGTGAGGCGGTGGACGCAAGCGACGAGTCGGAGGCATAG
- a CDS encoding type II secretion system F family protein, with protein sequence MSTETGEPQSIRKFEGAGDELGNLFYPVYDYLFDDSDVFVQSVETKLAESRMPDTVEMYLSHAIAVGVLTGLALWTLGIGLGLFLVSMGFFAGPLLGVPLPDSGVVAEFVRSARAPFVVLLLGCVLGGLGFGAGFGTIVGIPYLRANERKREINMLLSDSVSFMYALSLGGLNQLELLEAMAKADDTYGEVSREFQAIVRETKTLDVDYRTAIKNQMDHSPSDEFREFLVDMLSVIHSGGNMTKFLEDKKHKYMRTAKQEQEQTLDVLELLGEMYITISLFPLLLIIILVVMNMLGNASTMMLYITVYALIPTIALAFLVLVTSIKRDEFGDGYIKPRDSSIWLDTEGRSGITNLGFITSFTGTYYIFDRIAAKRGLEETVALLRKPHVFFRDNPLYTFALSVPAAVSLVAAAALSGTVPTSWSGVVARPVWSTFVYVYIPLFLTVTPMAVFHTWNQRSRRAILGNLSDTLLKLSSVNATGATVLESIKTVSETSSDKLAEELRIIHHKVHFGMSLKESLIEFNNKYHMPQLARTVKLITKAQEASSHIAVVLATAANASENADDLRRERHSRSMMQVAIVLMTYVTLLGVMALLKVQFIDVMADFGAGAAVGSAGGMSLGGAIDADLLSLMFFHAVTIQAVFAGLISGYLREASLRAGAKYVVVLLALSLTVWTVVG encoded by the coding sequence ATGAGCACCGAGACTGGTGAACCGCAATCCATCCGCAAGTTCGAGGGGGCCGGAGACGAGTTAGGGAACCTGTTCTACCCCGTCTACGACTACCTCTTCGACGACTCCGACGTGTTCGTCCAGTCTGTCGAGACGAAGCTCGCCGAGTCGCGGATGCCCGACACCGTCGAGATGTATCTCTCGCACGCCATCGCCGTGGGCGTTCTCACTGGACTGGCGCTGTGGACCCTCGGCATCGGCCTGGGGCTCTTCCTCGTCTCGATGGGCTTCTTCGCCGGACCCCTGCTGGGCGTGCCGCTGCCCGACAGCGGTGTGGTCGCGGAGTTCGTGCGAAGCGCCAGGGCACCCTTCGTGGTCCTCTTGTTGGGCTGTGTCCTCGGCGGGCTCGGCTTCGGAGCCGGGTTCGGGACCATCGTCGGGATTCCGTACCTGCGGGCCAACGAGCGCAAGCGCGAGATCAACATGTTGCTCTCGGACTCCGTGTCGTTCATGTACGCCCTCTCGCTGGGCGGGCTGAATCAGCTCGAACTGCTCGAGGCGATGGCGAAAGCCGACGACACCTACGGTGAAGTGTCCCGCGAGTTCCAGGCCATCGTCCGGGAGACCAAGACGCTCGACGTCGACTACCGGACGGCCATCAAGAACCAGATGGACCACTCCCCGAGCGACGAGTTCCGCGAGTTCCTCGTGGACATGCTCTCTGTCATCCACAGCGGTGGGAACATGACGAAGTTCTTAGAGGACAAGAAGCACAAGTACATGCGCACGGCGAAACAGGAACAGGAGCAGACCCTCGACGTGCTCGAGCTGCTCGGCGAGATGTACATCACCATCTCGCTGTTCCCGCTGTTGCTCATCATCATCCTCGTGGTGATGAACATGCTCGGCAACGCGTCGACGATGATGCTCTACATCACCGTCTACGCGCTCATCCCGACCATCGCACTGGCGTTCCTGGTGCTCGTCACCAGCATCAAGCGCGACGAGTTCGGCGACGGCTACATCAAGCCGCGCGACTCCAGCATCTGGCTCGACACCGAGGGTCGGTCCGGCATCACCAACCTCGGGTTCATCACCTCGTTTACCGGCACGTACTACATCTTCGACCGCATCGCGGCCAAGCGCGGGCTCGAAGAGACCGTGGCGCTCCTGCGCAAGCCACACGTGTTCTTCCGGGACAACCCGCTGTACACGTTCGCGCTGAGCGTCCCGGCCGCCGTCTCGCTGGTCGCAGCGGCGGCGCTGTCGGGCACGGTCCCCACGTCCTGGTCGGGCGTGGTCGCGCGGCCGGTGTGGTCGACGTTCGTCTACGTCTACATCCCGCTGTTCCTGACCGTGACGCCCATGGCCGTGTTCCACACCTGGAACCAGCGGTCCCGGCGTGCGATACTCGGGAACCTCTCGGACACGCTGCTGAAGCTCTCCTCGGTCAACGCGACCGGGGCGACGGTGCTCGAGTCAATCAAGACCGTCTCCGAGACGTCTTCGGACAAGCTCGCGGAGGAACTCCGAATCATCCACCACAAGGTGCACTTCGGGATGAGCCTCAAGGAGTCGCTCATCGAGTTCAACAACAAGTACCACATGCCCCAGCTCGCACGGACGGTCAAACTCATCACGAAGGCCCAGGAAGCGTCCAGCCACATCGCCGTCGTCCTCGCGACCGCCGCGAACGCCAGCGAGAACGCGGACGACCTGCGCCGGGAGCGCCACTCCCGTTCGATGATGCAGGTGGCCATCGTGCTCATGACCTACGTCACGCTGCTGGGCGTCATGGCACTGCTGAAGGTGCAGTTCATCGACGTCATGGCTGATTTCGGTGCCGGTGCGGCCGTGGGGAGCGCGGGCGGGATGTCGCTCGGTGGCGCCATCGACGCGGACCTGCTCTCGCTGATGTTCTTCCACGCCGTGACCATCCAGGCCGTGTTCGCGGGCCTCATCTCGGGATATCTCCGGGAAGCGAGCCTCCGCGCCGGCGCGAAGTACGTCGTCGTGCTCCTCGCGCTCTCCCTGACCGTCTGGACGGTGGTGGGGTAG
- a CDS encoding DUF7287 family protein has product MQSPRTARGQLTLDFLTGMAVFFVVVGFVFLFVPGLVSSTPGGQEDPLVADRVANQLVDFHLGEPATTSLDPACTVDFFSQSSPDSCGTLETSEPLTDQLGIDDRYRVTVSIRPDDAGRTDDTVLCADGGSIGPCTGSGTPLTVGETYQSGEGTVVTAERHVSIDGTAAVLVVEVW; this is encoded by the coding sequence ATGCAGTCGCCTCGTACCGCTCGCGGCCAGTTGACCCTCGACTTCCTGACGGGGATGGCGGTGTTCTTCGTCGTCGTCGGGTTCGTGTTCCTGTTCGTCCCCGGGCTCGTCTCGTCGACCCCGGGCGGTCAGGAGGACCCGTTGGTCGCTGATAGAGTCGCGAACCAGCTCGTCGACTTCCACCTCGGCGAGCCCGCCACGACCTCGCTGGACCCGGCCTGCACGGTCGACTTCTTCAGTCAGTCCAGTCCGGACTCGTGTGGCACGCTCGAGACGAGCGAGCCGCTGACCGACCAGCTCGGCATCGACGACCGCTACCGAGTGACCGTCTCGATTCGGCCGGACGACGCCGGTAGAACCGACGATACGGTCCTCTGTGCGGACGGCGGGTCAATCGGCCCGTGTACGGGCAGCGGTACCCCGCTCACCGTCGGTGAGACGTATCAGTCCGGTGAGGGCACGGTCGTCACCGCAGAGCGTCACGTCTCTATCGACGGGACGGCCGCCGTCCTGGTGGTGGAGGTGTGGTGA
- a CDS encoding DUF7288 family protein — translation MSDRGQVFTLEALVSGMLLLGAIVFALQATAVTPQSATTASAHSVTQLERVASGVLEDAAEDGSLKRTVLFWDPDAKAFYGLDAYESGYANGDLPTAFGEQLRRSFASDGVVYNVNVRYQVPGDDPETVRIVDSGTPSDDAVRVATLVTLYDEDPLYYDGDGDESTPAVAGTDTVSSVPFYAPDDSPGSGLYNVVSVEVVLWST, via the coding sequence ATGAGTGACAGAGGACAGGTGTTCACACTCGAAGCGCTGGTCTCCGGGATGCTCCTCCTGGGCGCGATCGTCTTCGCGCTCCAGGCGACGGCCGTCACGCCACAGAGCGCGACGACGGCGAGCGCCCACTCCGTGACCCAGCTCGAACGGGTCGCCTCGGGCGTCCTCGAAGACGCTGCTGAGGACGGGTCGCTGAAGCGGACCGTCCTCTTCTGGGACCCGGACGCCAAGGCGTTCTACGGGCTCGACGCGTACGAGTCCGGCTACGCGAACGGCGACCTGCCGACCGCGTTCGGCGAGCAGCTCCGCCGGAGCTTCGCGAGCGACGGCGTCGTCTACAACGTCAACGTCCGGTACCAGGTCCCCGGGGACGACCCCGAGACCGTGCGTATCGTCGACAGCGGCACGCCGAGTGACGACGCCGTCCGCGTCGCCACGCTCGTGACGCTGTACGACGAGGACCCGCTGTACTACGACGGCGACGGCGACGAGTCGACGCCCGCGGTCGCGGGCACCGACACCGTCTCGTCGGTGCCGTTCTACGCGCCCGACGACTCGCCCGGAAGCGGCCTCTACAACGTCGTCTCCGTGGAGGTGGTCCTGTGGTCCACCTGA
- a CDS encoding DUF7261 family protein, with translation MVHLIPSGASERGQVLLVTTFGIAVLLVALTLVLNASAFAQTMATTSDDDTREAIGFTVAATDGVSGAIAHANEHSDGSQSALRTDLETSVADWSASADDDAARRGGHSEVALTGSTHETRINQTDSTRDFQSGATSPESDWTLASDVTAASDLRLNVSKNSLVESDLDGDVATLTGDGVFTVLVTEDDGDTWRLFAYTNSSQVVVKVRDTSGTLHGGCTVSGPPGQDVTIDLVTGELDGSSCSSLDTFGDVESPYSIEFRSADNVVGTYTMLVEHAPTGVDDSNYADDAANGPTADGQISSATVRITYVTSSVEYVTETTVEGGDADA, from the coding sequence GTGGTCCACCTGATTCCGTCGGGAGCGAGTGAGCGTGGGCAGGTCCTCCTCGTGACGACGTTCGGCATCGCCGTCCTGCTCGTCGCGCTGACGCTGGTGTTGAACGCTTCGGCGTTCGCCCAGACGATGGCGACGACCAGTGACGACGACACCCGGGAGGCTATCGGGTTCACCGTCGCGGCGACGGACGGCGTCTCGGGAGCCATCGCCCACGCCAACGAACACAGCGACGGCAGCCAGTCCGCACTCCGGACCGACCTCGAGACGAGCGTCGCTGACTGGAGTGCCAGCGCCGACGACGACGCTGCCAGACGCGGCGGGCACTCAGAGGTAGCCCTAACCGGGTCGACCCACGAGACGCGAATCAACCAGACCGACTCGACGCGGGATTTCCAGAGCGGCGCGACCAGCCCCGAGAGTGACTGGACGCTCGCGAGCGACGTCACTGCGGCGAGCGACCTGCGGTTGAACGTCTCCAAGAACTCACTCGTCGAATCCGACCTCGACGGCGACGTCGCCACCCTGACCGGCGACGGCGTGTTCACTGTCCTCGTCACCGAGGACGACGGCGACACCTGGCGGCTGTTCGCCTACACGAACAGTTCCCAGGTCGTCGTCAAAGTCCGAGACACGAGCGGTACCCTGCACGGTGGCTGCACCGTCAGCGGTCCGCCGGGACAGGACGTCACCATCGACCTGGTGACCGGGGAGCTCGACGGGAGTTCCTGCAGTTCGCTCGACACCTTCGGCGACGTCGAAAGCCCGTACAGCATCGAGTTCCGCTCGGCGGACAACGTCGTGGGGACCTACACGATGCTCGTCGAACACGCACCGACCGGCGTCGACGACAGCAACTACGCCGACGACGCGGCCAACGGCCCGACCGCAGACGGTCAGATATCGTCTGCCACCGTCCGTATCACCTACGTGACGTCGAGCGTCGAGTACGTCACCGAGACGACCGTCGAGGGGGGTGATGCCGATGCATGA
- a CDS encoding DUF7266 family protein: MPMHDRGVSPAVGFVTTLAITLLLVTSLFTSTGSLVSAERDSTVQSELDVLGNRFADQLTAADALVRATDAPTTVRVTDRLPERVAGEQYRIAIEQTGTSGDAYQYRLVVTSASVEVSAVVDLKTGTQIEETSVTGGEFVISYDAATGTLEVTQ, encoded by the coding sequence ATGCCGATGCATGACCGCGGCGTCTCGCCCGCCGTCGGCTTCGTGACGACGCTGGCTATCACGCTGCTGCTGGTCACCTCGCTGTTCACGTCGACCGGCTCGCTCGTCTCGGCCGAGCGCGACAGCACCGTCCAGTCTGAACTCGACGTGCTGGGCAACCGGTTCGCCGACCAGCTGACCGCCGCAGACGCCCTCGTCCGTGCAACTGACGCGCCGACGACGGTCCGCGTCACCGACCGACTGCCCGAACGCGTCGCCGGTGAACAGTACCGCATCGCCATCGAACAGACTGGCACCAGCGGCGACGCCTACCAGTACCGCCTCGTGGTCACGAGCGCCTCGGTCGAGGTCTCGGCGGTCGTCGACCTCAAGACCGGCACGCAGATCGAGGAGACGTCCGTCACCGGCGGCGAGTTCGTCATCTCGTACGACGCGGCCACCGGAACCCTGGAGGTGACCCAGTGA
- a CDS encoding DUF7289 family protein, with the protein MTDRGQSATVGFVVIFSMVLLMVALISVSGFATLDHVQDAERVNNGVRSFEILSDNVDDVVGDEVPSRTTTVKLYNSQLSAAETTTIEVAVPADDFTHRFEVTPIVLDAGTGTEVVYENGAVIRSDPDGQVMVDSPTMLLTTDYTVIPVVRTTPVGSTSVAGQTSATVRTTHEGTTVLRTDTESDDVTLTVTSPRSEAWLRYLDAQPGTDTCNRVASDTVSCTLDTSEVTVSVTDIAVRFDN; encoded by the coding sequence GTGACCGACCGCGGCCAGAGCGCGACGGTCGGATTCGTGGTCATCTTCTCGATGGTCCTCCTGATGGTCGCACTCATCAGCGTCAGCGGCTTCGCGACCCTCGACCACGTCCAGGACGCCGAGCGCGTCAACAACGGCGTTCGCTCGTTCGAGATCCTCTCGGACAACGTCGACGACGTCGTCGGCGACGAGGTGCCGAGTCGAACGACCACGGTGAAGCTCTACAACTCGCAGCTCTCGGCGGCCGAGACGACGACTATCGAGGTCGCCGTCCCGGCCGACGACTTCACCCACCGGTTCGAGGTTACACCAATCGTCCTCGATGCCGGCACCGGGACGGAGGTCGTCTACGAGAACGGCGCGGTCATCCGGTCGGACCCCGACGGGCAGGTGATGGTCGACTCACCGACCATGCTCTTGACCACCGACTACACCGTCATCCCGGTCGTCCGGACGACCCCTGTCGGTTCGACGTCCGTCGCCGGACAGACCAGCGCGACGGTCCGGACCACGCACGAGGGGACGACCGTCCTGCGGACGGACACCGAGTCCGACGACGTGACGCTCACGGTGACCAGCCCACGCAGCGAGGCGTGGCTCCGCTACCTCGACGCACAGCCTGGGACCGACACCTGTAACCGGGTGGCCAGCGACACCGTCTCCTGCACGCTGGATACCAGCGAGGTCACGGTTTCCGTGACCGATATAGCCGTCCGGTTCGACAACTAA
- a CDS encoding sodium:phosphate symporter, with protein sequence MNSRLAQLSGRTPGRLRLLLGFLATVALFLFAVQLLGTATEAVAPLVARVFARNVVGDGAALGLSWLAAYVLANGSVVATLSVSLFTAGVVSTQQLFLMVAGSRLGGAAVVVLVGALDYFQKDRLSVQEAVSLGTLTFVLTHSIFLPATVLGYVALPLLDASGFGAGTATAIEFRALSTFDPLTEAVTTAIGPGLSVLLAVALVFGSLSLFDRLLARVDEAALQRHLFAHFRHTWVSFFAGLLITGVATSVAFSLGVVVPLYNRGYVDRDELVPYILGANVGTFFDTVLVAVVLESVTGLVVVLELVAVATLLTLLAMVAYDQYRRVVTALDTRLATDRRVFAAFLFALLVVPLAFLVVPLLLR encoded by the coding sequence ATGAACAGTCGACTGGCACAGCTGTCGGGTCGCACGCCGGGCAGGCTCCGGCTTCTCCTCGGATTCCTCGCGACCGTCGCGCTGTTTCTCTTTGCCGTCCAGTTGCTCGGAACCGCCACGGAGGCCGTTGCACCCCTGGTGGCCCGTGTCTTCGCTCGCAACGTCGTCGGCGACGGCGCCGCACTCGGGCTGAGCTGGCTCGCGGCGTACGTCCTCGCCAACGGCTCTGTCGTCGCGACGCTCTCGGTGTCCCTGTTCACGGCCGGCGTCGTCTCGACCCAGCAACTGTTCCTGATGGTCGCCGGGTCCCGCCTCGGTGGCGCAGCGGTGGTGGTCCTCGTCGGCGCGCTCGATTACTTCCAGAAGGACCGGCTCTCGGTCCAGGAAGCGGTCAGCCTGGGCACGCTCACGTTCGTGTTGACCCACTCGATATTCCTCCCGGCCACGGTGCTCGGCTACGTCGCGCTCCCGCTCCTCGACGCGTCTGGGTTCGGTGCGGGCACCGCCACTGCCATCGAGTTCCGGGCGCTATCGACGTTCGACCCGCTCACCGAGGCCGTCACGACGGCCATCGGCCCCGGGCTCTCGGTCCTGCTGGCCGTGGCGCTCGTGTTCGGGAGCCTCTCGCTGTTCGACAGGTTGCTCGCACGCGTCGACGAGGCGGCGCTCCAGCGCCATCTCTTCGCGCATTTCCGCCACACCTGGGTGTCGTTTTTCGCCGGGCTTCTGATAACGGGCGTCGCGACGAGCGTCGCGTTCTCGCTCGGTGTCGTCGTCCCGCTGTACAACCGCGGGTACGTCGACCGCGACGAACTGGTGCCGTACATCCTCGGTGCGAACGTCGGGACCTTCTTCGATACGGTGCTGGTCGCCGTCGTGCTCGAGTCGGTCACCGGACTGGTCGTCGTCCTCGAGCTGGTCGCCGTCGCGACGCTGCTCACGCTGCTCGCGATGGTGGCCTACGACCAGTACCGCCGCGTCGTCACCGCGCTGGACACCCGACTCGCCACGGACCGGCGGGTCTTCGCTGCCTTCCTGTTCGCGCTCCTGGTCGTCCCGCTGGCGTTCCTGGTGGTCCCACTGCTGCTCCGGTGA
- a CDS encoding carbonic anhydrase encodes MNETVQDLLAGNAEHAHEFADRFDDLQDAQHPDAVTVCCSDSRVLQDAMWDNDAPGHVFTAGNIGNRVVQQTESGPAVSGDVLYPVAHTGTDTIVVVGHTGCGAVTATYGALTDGVDEPAGIEHCIGILKPHLEPGVEELPDGLEESEAINRLVEYNVDRQVDFLLDSDDVPDGTDVVGAVYDFQDVYSEHRGEVHVINVDGETDVETLREAHPEVADRITRLWTY; translated from the coding sequence ATGAACGAGACAGTTCAGGACCTGCTCGCTGGCAACGCCGAGCACGCTCACGAGTTCGCAGACCGCTTCGACGATCTGCAGGACGCACAGCACCCCGACGCCGTCACCGTCTGTTGCTCCGATTCCCGGGTCCTCCAGGACGCCATGTGGGACAACGATGCGCCCGGACACGTCTTCACCGCCGGGAACATCGGGAACCGCGTCGTCCAGCAGACCGAGTCGGGTCCGGCCGTCTCGGGCGACGTGCTGTACCCGGTCGCACACACGGGCACCGACACCATCGTCGTCGTCGGGCACACCGGCTGTGGGGCCGTGACGGCCACCTACGGCGCACTGACCGACGGCGTCGACGAACCCGCCGGCATCGAGCACTGCATCGGCATCCTGAAGCCACATCTGGAACCGGGCGTCGAGGAACTGCCAGATGGCTTGGAGGAGAGCGAGGCCATCAACCGCCTGGTCGAGTACAACGTCGACCGGCAGGTCGACTTCCTGCTCGATAGTGACGACGTTCCCGATGGGACGGACGTCGTCGGCGCCGTCTACGACTTCCAGGACGTCTACTCCGAGCACCGCGGCGAAGTCCACGTCATCAACGTCGACGGCGAGACGGACGTCGAGACGCTCCGCGAGGCCCATCCCGAGGTCGCGGACCGCATCACCCGGCTCTGGACGTACTGA
- a CDS encoding AbrB/MazE/SpoVT family DNA-binding domain-containing protein: protein MSTETDGQGRLYIPKEVREKYGQKYHIVMYEDRLELIPVADDPLAAVREAAGELHDASVDKIREDIEAEAKDEAEEAGGDR, encoded by the coding sequence ATGTCAACAGAGACGGATGGGCAGGGACGGCTGTACATTCCGAAAGAGGTGCGCGAGAAGTACGGCCAGAAGTATCATATCGTTATGTACGAGGATAGACTTGAGCTGATTCCGGTCGCGGACGACCCACTCGCAGCTGTCCGCGAGGCGGCAGGCGAACTTCACGATGCATCCGTCGATAAAATTCGAGAGGATATCGAGGCGGAGGCGAAAGACGAGGCTGAGGAGGCTGGCGGGGACAGATGA